GGCCGCGTCGTGGTGGCGGTGACCGGCGGGCATCCGTCAGGCGATCCCTTCCACTCCGTGCCCTGGCTGGCGAACGCTCTGGTGCGCGCCGGCCGGCCGCTGACCGCCGGACAGGTGGTGACGACGGGCGCCTTCGGCGGCAGCCATCCCATCGCGCCGGGCGACGAGGTCACCGGCGAGATCGCCGGCTTCCCGCCGATCGCCTTCAGGCTCGTGCCGTGACCGGCGCGCGCGATGGCGGGCCGACGCCCCGCACCGCCCTCCTCACCGGCGTCAGCTCCGGGATCGGGGAGGCGATCGGGGCGGCGCTGCTCGACGCCGGCTGGCGGGTGGTCGGTCTCAGCCGCACCCCTCCGGCGACGGCGCACGAGCGGCTCGTCCATTTCCCGGTCGACCTGTCCGACGCCGCGGCTCTCGACGGAACGCTCGACCGGATCCTGACGGCGGCCGGTCCGGTCGAGGCGGTGGTCCATGCCGCCGGCATCCTCAGGGTGGGGCGGATCGGCGAGCAGACGCTTGCCGATGGCGCCGCCATGTGGCGGCTCCATGTCGAGGCGGCGACGCAGCTCGTCGAGCGTCTGGCGCCGCGCCTGCCGGACGGGGGGCGCATCGTCCTGCTCGGCAGCCGGACGGCGGCGGGGGCGGCGGGGCGCGCCCAGTATGCCGCGACCAAGGCGGCGCTGACGGGGCTGGCGCGGTCCTGGGCGATGGAGCTCGCGCCCCGGCGGATCACGGTGAACGTCATCGCGCCCGGCGCCACCGATACGCCGATGCTGCGCGATCCCGGCCGGGCGGCGGTCGCCCCGCGCCTGCCGCCGATGGGCCGCTTCGTCGATCCGGCCGAAATCGCCGCCCTGGCGCTGTTCCTGCTGTCGCCCGGTGCGGCGAGCCTGACGGGACAGCAGATCGTCGTCTGCGGCGGCGCCTCGCTCCTGTGACGGGGGAGGGGCCGCGGCCGGCGCCGGCTGTCTCTCAACAAACGATATTGATAATCAATCGCAGTCTTGCTATCAGCGCCCGGACGGCTCTCCTTCCCAAGGCATTGGACGGACATGGCTTCCGATCGGGCCACCGATATGCGCCGCCTGCTGGTCGACGGCCTCTTCCGGCAGCATAACTCCGGCCTTCTGCGCTTCCTCGTCCGCCGGCTCGGCTGCCGGGACAGGGCGGCCGACGCCGCGCAGGAGGTCTATCTGCGCCTGCTTCGCTTCGCCGGGCCGGGTCCGGTCAGGCACGAGACGTCGTACCTCTACACCGCCGCCGCCAACGTCGCGGCCGACGTGGCCCGCGCCCGCCGGGCCGAGGAGAAGCGGGCCGTAGCCGACCTGCCCGACTGCCTGCCCGATCCGGCCGGCGCCGCCGAGGCTGTGCGGCCGGACGACGCTGCCGCGGCGCGCCAGCGGGTCCGCCTGATGCAGGCGGTCGTCGACGAGCTGCCGCCGCGCTGCCGCGAGGTCTTCCTGCTCAACAAGGTCGACGGGTTGAGCCACGGCGAGATTGCGCAGCGCCTTGGAATTTCCCGCAACATGGTGGAAAAGCACATCATCAAGGCGCTGCTCCATTGCCGGCGGCGGCTGGGCGATGGGCTTGACGGCGGGGCCGGCTGTCCTGCCGGCGACCCTTCATAAGGGGCACTCCCTCCATGGAGGTCAGGGGCGGCGCCTCTGTCCAGGTCACATACGGTAAGGGTCCCAGCGAGCGTCAGGAACAGTCGATGACCTCCCATCACAGAACCGGACCGGATGCGCTCGCCGAAGAGGCCGCAAGGCGCCTCGTGCGCCTGCACTCCGACGCGGTGACGGACGCCGAGCGGCGCGACACCGAGGCGTGGCTGGCGGCCCGCCCGGAGAACCGCAAGGCCTTCGACAGCCTGCGCGCGGTCTGGAGCGCGCTGGACCTCCTGCCCGGATCCGGTGCGGCGGCCGCGGCCGTGCCGCTGCCCGGGCACCGCTTCCCCGGCCGCCGCCTCTCCGGCCGTCTGGCTCCGCCGGCGCTGCTGGCCGCCGGGCTGGCGCTCGCGGCGCTCTTCGGCCCGGCGACGCTCGACCGGTTGCGCAGCGACCACAGCACGGTGGCGGGGGAGCGGCGCACGGTGACGCTCGCCGACGGCTCGCAGGTCCAGCTCAACACCGACAGCGCCATCGCGGTCGATTTCAGCGGCCGGAACCGCCGGGTGACCTTGCGGCGCGGCGAGGCCTTCTTCACCGTGACCCCCGACCGCAGCCGCCCGTTCGAAGTGGTGGCGATGGGGGCCGTCACGCGCGTGGTCGGCACGCGCTTCGCCGTGCGCCGGATGGACGAGGTGACCCGCGTGGCGGTGGAGGAGGGCACGGTCGAGGTCCGCTGCCCCGCCGGCATCGCGACGCCGGAGGACGGCCTCCGCCTGACCGCCGGGGAGGCCGCCCGCTACCGGTCCGACGCCTGCCCGACCCGCGAGGCCGGAGTGAACGTCGCCCGGGCGACGGCATGGCGCGACGGGCGCGTGGTCTTCGACGACCGCAGCCTGCGGGAGGTGGTGGACGAGCTGAACCGCTACCGGCCGGGTCCCATCCTGCTGCTCGCCCCCGATCTTGCGCAGCGCCGGGTTACCGGCGTCTTCGACATCGGCGACCCCGACCGCGCGCTGTCCGCCATCGAGCAGGTGCTCCCCGTCCGCGTCCGCCGCGTCGCCGGCTATCTGGCCATCGTGACCGGGCGGGACGGGTGAGCCGGACGGTCCCCGCGGGGTCTTGCTGAGAATAATTCGCAAAAATCGTCGGGGCCGGCGTCAGGGGTTTCGCACCGCCATCGGTCTTAGGGATCAGGAGGATCCCGGCTTGGCCCTGGCAACAGGGGACGGGATCGATCGACGACCGAAGAGACGACGATGGCGACCGACTACCGGACGGCGGGGAGCGCAGGGCAACCCGCGTATCGGACATTCCCGGGCCGTTCCGCATGGCCCTGCTTCCCCCGCGAAACCCTGCGCGTCCTTCTGCTGGCGACCATCGCCGGGGTGGCGGTGCAGGGCGGGGCCGTCCATGCCCAGCCCGCCGTGGCGGACGAGCCGCGCCAGTACGACATCCCGGCGCAGCCGCTGTCCTCGGCCCTGACCGACTTCGCCAGCCGGGCCGGCATCCAGCTTCTCTACAGCTCGGACATGACGGCGAACCTGCGGTCGCCGGGAGCCAGCGGCCGGCTGTCGGTGGATCAGGCGCTGCCGCGGCTGCTGGCCGGAACCGGGCTGACCTGGCGCTACACCGATGCCGGCACGGTGACGCTGCTGCCGGCCCCGGCGGTGTCGGGCGATGCTGGCGGCGCCCTCCAGCTTCCGGAGGTGACCGTCCAGGCGACGGCGTGGCGGAGCTGGCAGCCGGTGACCGGCTATGTCGCCGGGGTGACCACCACCGGCACCAAGACCGACACGCCCCTGATCGAATCGCCGCAGTCGGTCAGCGTGGTGACGCGCGACCAGATGGACGACCAGGGTTCGCAGACGGTGTCGCAGACCCTGCGCTACACGCCCGGCGTCCTGGCGGAGGTGCGGCCCAGCGCCCGCTACGACAGCGTCTTCGTCCGCGGCTTCGGCGGGCAGGGGGCCGGCGCGGCCTACGTCAACTTCCTCGACGGGCTGCGGCAGCAGCGCAGCATCTCCTACGCCATCCCGACGGTCGACCCCTGGCTGCTGGAGCGCATCGAGATCCTGCGCGGCCCGGCCTCGGTCCTCTACGGGCAGGCGGGCTCGGGCGGCATCGTCAATCTGGTCAGCCGCCGCCCGACCGAGACCCCCACCCACGAGGTGCGGGTGGAGGCCGGCAGCAACAACCGGCTGCAGACCATGGTCGACGCCGGCGGCAAGCTGACGGAGGACGGGCAGTTCCTCTACCGCCTGACCGGCATCGCCCGCAGGTCGGGCACCCAGTTCGAGGGCGTCCACGACGACCGCATCGCCATCGCGCCGGCCGTCACCTGGAAGCCGACCGCCGACACCAGCCTGACGGTGCTCTCCAGCTACCAGCGCGACCCCGAGGGCGGATTCTACAACTTCGCCCCGGCCGTCGGCACCGTGCTGCCGAACCGCAACGGCAAGCTCGGCTCCGGCTTCTATGCCGGCGACCCCAACTACGACAACTACACGCGCAACTCGGCGTCCATCGGCTATCAGTTCGAACACCGGCTGAGCGACGTCTGGACGCTGCGGCAGAACGCCCGCTACAACCACGTCGACTCCGCCTTCAAGGCGCTGTCCTTCTCGTCGCTGCAGGCCAACCAGCGCACGGCCAACCGGTCGATCAGCCGGGTCAGCGACATGGCCAACACCGTGGCCGTCGACAATCAGGCCCAGGCCACGGTGGCGACCGGGCCGGTCGATCACACGCTGCTGTTCGGCGCCGACTGGTCGCGCGGCTTCGCCCGCCGCGACCTCGGCCAGTTCACCGGGGTGACGGTGCCGACGCTGGACATCTTCAATCCGGCCTACGGCCTTAGCTATCCCGCCGTGCGCAGCGTGCAGGCCACGCGGCAGATCCAGACCCAGCTCGGCATGTACGCACAGGATCAGGTGGCGTACGAGAACTGGCGCCTGACGGTGGGCGTGCGGCACGACCGCGCCGACAGCGAAACGGTGCAGCTCGCCTCGAACAGCCGGACCAGCCAGTCGGACACCGCCTTCACCTGGCGGGCCGGGCTGCTCTATCTGTTCGACAACGGCATCACGCCCTACGTCAACTACTCCACCAGCTTCCTGCCGAACTCCGGCACCTATTCGCCGGCGCGCGGCGGTGCCGCCTTCTCCCCGACCAAGGGCGAGCAGTACGAGGCCGGCGTCAAGTACCAGCCGCCGGGGATGAACAGCTTCATCCAGCTGGCCGGCTATTCGATCCGCCAGCGCGACGTGCTGACCGTCGATCCGCTGAACACCCTCTACAGCGTCCAGACCGGGGAGATCCGCTCGCGCGGGATCGAGCTGGAAGGGCGGGCGAGCCTGACCGGCAGCCTCGACCTGATCGGCGCCTACAGCTACATCGATGCCGAGGTGACCAGGTCCAACACCGCGGGCGTCACCGGCCGGCGCGTGCCGCAGGTGCCGCACCACATGGCGAGCGGCTGGCTCAACTACCGCGTCCAGAGCGGCCCGTTCGCCGGGCTGGAGCTGGGCGGCGGCGTCCGCTACATCGGCCGGACCGCCGGCAACGACGTGAACAGCTTCGAGGTGCCCGGCTACACGCTGGCCGACGCGGCGATCCGCTACGACCTGGGCGCGCTGAGGACGGAGCTGGCCGGGGCGGAGGTGACGCTGAACGTCACCAACCTGTTCGACAAGGAGTTCGTGTCGAGCTGCTCCAGCGCCACCGCCTGCTTCTTCGGCGACCGGCGGCTGGTGCTGGCGGGGGTGCGCTACAAATGGTGAGGATCCCGGCCGTGACGCGGCGCAGCCTTCTGGCAGCCCCGGTCGC
Above is a window of Azospirillum thermophilum DNA encoding:
- a CDS encoding SDR family NAD(P)-dependent oxidoreductase yields the protein MTGARDGGPTPRTALLTGVSSGIGEAIGAALLDAGWRVVGLSRTPPATAHERLVHFPVDLSDAAALDGTLDRILTAAGPVEAVVHAAGILRVGRIGEQTLADGAAMWRLHVEAATQLVERLAPRLPDGGRIVLLGSRTAAGAAGRAQYAATKAALTGLARSWAMELAPRRITVNVIAPGATDTPMLRDPGRAAVAPRLPPMGRFVDPAEIAALALFLLSPGAASLTGQQIVVCGGASLL
- a CDS encoding sigma-70 family RNA polymerase sigma factor; amino-acid sequence: MASDRATDMRRLLVDGLFRQHNSGLLRFLVRRLGCRDRAADAAQEVYLRLLRFAGPGPVRHETSYLYTAAANVAADVARARRAEEKRAVADLPDCLPDPAGAAEAVRPDDAAAARQRVRLMQAVVDELPPRCREVFLLNKVDGLSHGEIAQRLGISRNMVEKHIIKALLHCRRRLGDGLDGGAGCPAGDPS
- a CDS encoding FecR family protein, whose amino-acid sequence is MTSHHRTGPDALAEEAARRLVRLHSDAVTDAERRDTEAWLAARPENRKAFDSLRAVWSALDLLPGSGAAAAAVPLPGHRFPGRRLSGRLAPPALLAAGLALAALFGPATLDRLRSDHSTVAGERRTVTLADGSQVQLNTDSAIAVDFSGRNRRVTLRRGEAFFTVTPDRSRPFEVVAMGAVTRVVGTRFAVRRMDEVTRVAVEEGTVEVRCPAGIATPEDGLRLTAGEAARYRSDACPTREAGVNVARATAWRDGRVVFDDRSLREVVDELNRYRPGPILLLAPDLAQRRVTGVFDIGDPDRALSAIEQVLPVRVRRVAGYLAIVTGRDG
- a CDS encoding TonB-dependent siderophore receptor, with product MATDYRTAGSAGQPAYRTFPGRSAWPCFPRETLRVLLLATIAGVAVQGGAVHAQPAVADEPRQYDIPAQPLSSALTDFASRAGIQLLYSSDMTANLRSPGASGRLSVDQALPRLLAGTGLTWRYTDAGTVTLLPAPAVSGDAGGALQLPEVTVQATAWRSWQPVTGYVAGVTTTGTKTDTPLIESPQSVSVVTRDQMDDQGSQTVSQTLRYTPGVLAEVRPSARYDSVFVRGFGGQGAGAAYVNFLDGLRQQRSISYAIPTVDPWLLERIEILRGPASVLYGQAGSGGIVNLVSRRPTETPTHEVRVEAGSNNRLQTMVDAGGKLTEDGQFLYRLTGIARRSGTQFEGVHDDRIAIAPAVTWKPTADTSLTVLSSYQRDPEGGFYNFAPAVGTVLPNRNGKLGSGFYAGDPNYDNYTRNSASIGYQFEHRLSDVWTLRQNARYNHVDSAFKALSFSSLQANQRTANRSISRVSDMANTVAVDNQAQATVATGPVDHTLLFGADWSRGFARRDLGQFTGVTVPTLDIFNPAYGLSYPAVRSVQATRQIQTQLGMYAQDQVAYENWRLTVGVRHDRADSETVQLASNSRTSQSDTAFTWRAGLLYLFDNGITPYVNYSTSFLPNSGTYSPARGGAAFSPTKGEQYEAGVKYQPPGMNSFIQLAGYSIRQRDVLTVDPLNTLYSVQTGEIRSRGIELEGRASLTGSLDLIGAYSYIDAEVTRSNTAGVTGRRVPQVPHHMASGWLNYRVQSGPFAGLELGGGVRYIGRTAGNDVNSFEVPGYTLADAAIRYDLGALRTELAGAEVTLNVTNLFDKEFVSSCSSATACFFGDRRLVLAGVRYKW